Proteins encoded in a region of the Candidatus Nitrospira nitrificans genome:
- a CDS encoding COG3014 family protein: MRWGVVTPISLLPFLAALVLLTGCGPFVNRYLLIEQSLVAGDPQRAVAIVEQTEKEYGAKGRVLYEMDRGMVLQLAGDYQQSNAALERAEEEVERLYTRTIRSETAAFLTNDNALPYEGDAYEHVMINVIKAINYAAQGQLQGALVEARRIDHRLNVLSDRVKDTNKYRNDGFARYVSGILYEAVGDLNNAFIAYRNAYEAYGAMSGWLKMSAPPSLRADLLRTTAALDLATEFAEYRQAFPDAVWQPLSSQERLAQVVLISYNGRAPRKEDLFLDLPISLDAAQLVLLNRGVFRSPYQRDRVADSVLYGLNGRVVRVALPQLVSQKTQVASESMTLTDSNGRSVVVRSEAAHNVTALAEKSLSERLPSITVKALARAATKYAAAEGAMIGAQHAAGRDAAPWVGLLVGLVAHGMAVASEEVDKRSWQTLPDEIHVARAWVPPGQYRLFIQPSGQGATAAKDGHTIALTEGQTMFIIQRVMQ; this comes from the coding sequence GTGCGGTGGGGCGTTGTCACCCCGATCTCATTGCTGCCGTTTCTTGCCGCCCTCGTGCTGTTGACCGGCTGTGGCCCTTTCGTCAATCGCTACCTCCTCATTGAACAAAGCCTCGTTGCCGGTGATCCGCAACGAGCCGTGGCGATCGTCGAGCAGACCGAAAAAGAGTATGGAGCGAAGGGGCGCGTGCTGTATGAAATGGATCGCGGAATGGTGCTACAGCTGGCAGGTGACTATCAGCAAAGCAATGCGGCATTGGAGCGGGCGGAAGAGGAGGTCGAGCGGCTCTATACCAGAACCATCCGTTCTGAAACCGCCGCGTTTCTGACCAACGATAATGCCCTGCCGTACGAAGGGGATGCCTACGAACACGTCATGATCAACGTGATCAAGGCCATCAACTATGCGGCTCAAGGGCAGCTCCAAGGCGCGCTCGTGGAGGCTCGACGAATCGATCATCGCTTGAATGTGCTGAGTGACAGAGTCAAGGACACAAACAAATACCGGAATGACGGATTTGCTCGGTATGTATCCGGTATCTTGTACGAGGCGGTCGGGGATCTGAATAATGCATTTATCGCCTATCGCAACGCCTATGAAGCGTATGGAGCCATGAGCGGGTGGCTGAAAATGTCCGCCCCTCCGTCTTTGCGCGCCGATCTTCTGCGGACGACGGCGGCGCTTGACCTCGCAACCGAGTTTGCCGAATATCGACAGGCATTTCCTGATGCCGTCTGGCAGCCTCTTTCATCCCAAGAGCGACTCGCTCAAGTCGTGCTGATCAGCTATAATGGGCGCGCTCCCCGGAAAGAGGATCTTTTCTTGGACTTGCCTATTAGTCTTGATGCCGCACAGTTAGTCTTGCTAAATCGAGGCGTCTTCCGGTCGCCGTATCAGCGAGATCGGGTTGCGGACAGTGTGCTGTACGGACTCAATGGGCGGGTGGTCCGCGTCGCCCTGCCGCAGCTGGTTTCGCAGAAAACACAGGTCGCATCCGAAAGCATGACGTTGACGGATTCGAACGGCCGGTCAGTCGTCGTTCGGTCTGAAGCGGCACACAATGTCACCGCACTGGCCGAGAAAAGCCTGTCGGAACGTTTACCGTCGATCACGGTGAAAGCCCTCGCGCGAGCCGCGACGAAATATGCGGCGGCGGAAGGAGCGATGATCGGCGCGCAACATGCCGCGGGAAGGGATGCCGCTCCCTGGGTCGGACTGTTGGTCGGGCTCGTGGCTCATGGAATGGCCGTGGCGTCCGAAGAAGTCGACAAGCGAAGCTGGCAGACTTTGCCCGACGAAATTCACGTGGCCCGAGCGTGGGTCCCGCCAGGCCAGTACCGCCTGTTCATTCAACCCTCGGGACAAGGGGCGACGGCAGCGAAAGATGGACACACGATAGCACTGACCGAAGGCCAGACGATGTTCATTATCCAGCGCGTGATGCAATGA
- a CDS encoding penicillin-binding protein activator LpoB — MFRPVLVATVCVGLALPGCGHETKVTRVDAGIVTDLSGRWNDTDSRMVAEAMVKDALQYPWLGNFEKANQRQPVVVVGTVLNSSHEHISVQTFITDLERELTNSQKVTFVAGKGERDEVRTERKEQAMYAREDTQKSPGKEIGADFMMKGTIATILDEADGTKAVFYQVDLQMIDLENNAKVWYGQKKIKKVVEKKRTVF, encoded by the coding sequence ATGTTTCGTCCTGTGCTCGTCGCCACGGTGTGTGTCGGCCTCGCGTTGCCCGGATGCGGGCACGAAACAAAGGTGACTCGTGTCGATGCCGGAATCGTGACCGATTTGAGCGGCCGGTGGAACGATACGGATTCCCGCATGGTCGCCGAAGCGATGGTCAAGGATGCGCTGCAATATCCATGGCTGGGGAATTTTGAAAAGGCCAACCAACGTCAGCCCGTCGTCGTCGTGGGGACGGTCCTGAACAGCAGTCATGAACATATCAGCGTGCAAACCTTCATCACGGATTTGGAGCGGGAACTCACCAATTCCCAGAAAGTCACGTTCGTGGCCGGGAAAGGCGAGCGTGACGAGGTTCGTACCGAACGGAAAGAACAGGCGATGTATGCTCGCGAAGACACGCAGAAATCTCCTGGGAAAGAGATCGGCGCCGATTTCATGATGAAGGGGACGATCGCCACCATTCTTGACGAGGCCGATGGGACCAAAGCGGTCTTCTACCAAGTGGATCTTCAGATGATCGACCTGGAGAACAACGCGAAGGTGTGGTACGGACAGAAGAAGATCAAGAAGGTGGTTGAGAAAAAGCGGACCGTCTTTTAA